A stretch of the Mycobacterium sp. ITM-2016-00317 genome encodes the following:
- a CDS encoding Ms4533A family Cys-rich leader peptide, with translation MQTASGNKSGHIVALIAVGLCAVADVCCCR, from the coding sequence ATGCAAACGGCGTCCGGCAACAAGAGCGGCCACATCGTGGCCCTCATTGCCGTGGGTCTGTGCGCCGTTGCTGATGTCTGTTGTTGTCGCTGA
- the cysT gene encoding sulfate ABC transporter permease subunit CysT, translating to MLDPNPEAIRPELTGDGGSGGPSRFLYPRHGSTSLRVGAATMWLSLIVLLPLAAILWQSAEGGVGAFWSAVSSPAAVASLRVTVTISIGVTVVNSFFGLIVAWVLTRDDFPGKRLVDAVIDLPFALPTIVASLVMLALYGPASPVGIHLQHTKWGVGIALLFVTLPFVVRSVQPVLLELDREVEEAAASLGANNFTILTKVILPALLPSLLSGAGLAFSRAIGEFGSVVLIGGAVPGETEVSSQWIRTLIENDDRVGAAAISIVLLAISFVILFVLRAIGARAAKREELQA from the coding sequence ATGCTCGATCCGAACCCCGAGGCGATCCGCCCTGAGCTCACCGGCGACGGTGGCTCGGGCGGTCCCTCGCGGTTTCTCTACCCCAGGCACGGTTCGACGTCGCTGCGCGTCGGGGCCGCCACCATGTGGCTGTCGCTGATCGTGCTGCTGCCGCTGGCCGCGATCCTGTGGCAGTCCGCCGAGGGCGGCGTCGGGGCGTTCTGGTCGGCGGTCAGTTCGCCTGCCGCGGTCGCGTCGCTGCGGGTCACGGTGACCATCTCGATCGGCGTCACCGTGGTGAACTCCTTCTTCGGCCTGATCGTCGCGTGGGTGCTGACCCGCGACGACTTCCCCGGCAAGCGTCTGGTCGACGCCGTGATCGACCTGCCGTTCGCGCTGCCCACCATCGTGGCCAGCCTGGTGATGCTGGCGCTGTACGGGCCGGCCAGCCCGGTGGGCATCCATCTGCAGCACACCAAGTGGGGCGTCGGCATCGCGCTGCTGTTCGTCACCCTGCCGTTCGTGGTGCGTTCGGTGCAGCCGGTGCTTCTCGAACTCGACCGTGAGGTCGAGGAGGCCGCGGCGTCGTTGGGCGCCAACAACTTCACGATCCTGACCAAGGTGATCCTGCCCGCGCTGCTGCCGTCGCTGCTGTCGGGCGCCGGGCTGGCGTTCTCGCGCGCGATCGGCGAGTTCGGCTCGGTGGTGCTGATCGGCGGCGCGGTCCCCGGCGAGACCGAGGTGTCCTCGCAGTGGATCCGCACCCTGATCGAGAACGACGACAGGGTCGGTGCGGCCGCGATCTCGATCGTGTTGCTCGCGATCTCGTTCGTGATCCTGTTCGTCCTGCGGGCCATCGGCGCCCGGGCGGCCAAGCGGGAGGAACTCCAGGCATGA
- a CDS encoding hemolysin family protein, producing MSNPWALAAITAALIGLSAFFVAVEFALIAARRNRLEDAAATSAAARAALRSASELSLLLAGAQLGITVCTLLLGAITKPAVHHALTPFISGLVAPGWVADVGGFVLALIIVTFLHLVVGEMAPKSWAIAHPERSAILLALPMRGFMFLTRPLLRALNRAANWCLRRVGVTPVDELADTQDPDTLRQLVEHSATVGTLDERYHANLTSALELEALTVGQLARRDEHYSDVPSDATPAEIQQTAKATGHLRLLVHDGGRDGAIVGVVHVRDSLSAGTSATARQLMRPVLFLPETTPVYEALRLMRETRNHLVVVDGPSGRGLLTLTDLLYRLLPTEAA from the coding sequence ATGAGTAACCCGTGGGCGCTGGCCGCCATCACCGCTGCGCTGATCGGACTGAGCGCGTTCTTCGTGGCGGTCGAGTTCGCGCTGATCGCCGCGCGCCGCAACCGACTGGAGGATGCCGCCGCCACCAGCGCCGCGGCCCGCGCCGCGCTGCGCAGCGCGAGCGAGCTGTCACTGCTGCTGGCCGGCGCCCAGCTCGGCATCACGGTGTGCACGCTGCTCCTCGGCGCCATCACCAAACCCGCTGTGCACCATGCCCTCACGCCGTTCATCAGCGGTCTGGTCGCCCCGGGCTGGGTGGCCGACGTCGGCGGCTTCGTGCTGGCGCTGATCATCGTGACGTTCCTGCACCTGGTGGTCGGCGAGATGGCGCCGAAGTCGTGGGCCATCGCCCACCCCGAGCGGTCGGCGATCCTGCTCGCGCTGCCGATGCGTGGCTTCATGTTCCTGACCCGGCCGCTGCTGCGCGCGCTGAACCGCGCCGCGAACTGGTGTCTGCGCCGCGTCGGGGTGACACCGGTCGACGAACTGGCCGACACCCAGGATCCCGACACGCTGCGGCAGCTCGTCGAACACTCGGCAACGGTCGGCACGCTCGACGAGCGCTATCACGCCAACCTGACCAGCGCGCTGGAGCTCGAAGCCCTGACCGTCGGCCAGCTGGCCCGCCGCGACGAGCACTACAGCGACGTGCCCAGTGACGCGACACCGGCCGAGATCCAGCAGACCGCCAAGGCGACCGGGCATCTGCGGCTGCTCGTGCACGACGGCGGACGGGACGGAGCGATCGTCGGCGTGGTGCACGTCCGCGACAGCCTGTCGGCCGGCACGTCGGCGACCGCGCGACAGCTGATGCGCCCGGTGCTCTTCCTGCCCGAGACCACCCCGGTCTACGAGGCGCTGCGCCTCATGCGGGAGACGCGAAACCACCTCGTCGTCGTCGACGGCCCGTCCGGGCGCGGATTGCTGACGCTGACAGACCTGTTGTACCGGCTGCTCCCGACCGAAGCGGCGTGA
- the cysW gene encoding sulfate ABC transporter permease subunit CysW, with amino-acid sequence MTLSPVVRHLLRWVALLYVAVLVVVPVGLILWRTFSPGVGEFVASIGTPAAISALQLSLLVVAIVVPLNVLFGVPTALVLARNRFRGKSVLQAVIDLPFAVSPVVVGVALILLWGSAGLFGFLENDFGLKIIFGFPGIVLASIFVTVPFVIREVEPVLHELGTDQEEASATLGAQWWQTFWRITLPSIRWGLTYGIVLTIARTLGEFGAVLMVAANLPGSSQTLTLLVHDRYTRGAEYGAYAISTLLMTVAVLVLIAQVILDARRTRAAK; translated from the coding sequence ATGACGCTGTCGCCGGTGGTGCGTCACCTGTTGCGCTGGGTCGCGCTGCTCTACGTTGCCGTGCTGGTGGTGGTTCCGGTCGGGTTGATCCTGTGGCGGACCTTCTCGCCCGGGGTGGGCGAGTTCGTCGCCTCGATCGGCACGCCCGCGGCGATCTCGGCGCTGCAGCTGTCCCTGCTCGTCGTCGCGATCGTGGTGCCGCTCAACGTGCTGTTCGGCGTGCCGACCGCACTGGTGCTGGCGCGCAACAGGTTCCGCGGCAAGAGCGTGCTGCAGGCCGTCATCGACCTGCCGTTCGCGGTGTCGCCGGTCGTGGTGGGTGTCGCGCTGATCCTGCTGTGGGGCTCGGCGGGACTGTTCGGCTTCCTCGAGAACGACTTCGGCCTGAAGATCATCTTCGGTTTCCCCGGCATCGTGCTGGCCAGCATCTTCGTCACGGTGCCGTTCGTGATCCGCGAGGTCGAACCGGTGCTGCACGAGCTGGGCACCGACCAGGAGGAGGCCTCGGCCACCCTGGGCGCGCAGTGGTGGCAGACGTTCTGGCGGATCACGCTGCCGTCGATCCGGTGGGGGCTGACCTACGGCATCGTGTTGACGATCGCCCGGACCCTGGGCGAGTTCGGCGCGGTGCTGATGGTGGCGGCCAACCTGCCCGGCTCGTCCCAGACGCTGACCCTGCTGGTCCACGACCGGTACACGCGCGGCGCCGAATACGGCGCCTACGCCATCTCGACGTTGTTGATGACCGTCGCCGTCCTGGTCCTCATCGCCCAGGTGATCCTCGACGCCCGCCGCACGCGCGCCGCAAAATAG
- a CDS encoding sulfate ABC transporter substrate-binding protein, translated as MQNILKSPRRWRTAAALAVSATVLAACGGGASDVAGGEGGDTNADTTLTLVAFAVPEPGWSKVSPAFGATEAGKGVAVTGSYGASGDQSRAVEAGKPADIVNFSVEPDITRLVKAGKVDETWNAGPNKGIAFGSVVSFAVRPGNPKNIRTWDDLLKPGIEVITPSPLSSGAAKWNLLAPYAYASNGGQDPQAGIEFVDKLVTEHVRLRPGSGREATDVFRQGSGDVLLAYENEALNFDLEHVNPAQTFKIENPTAVVNTSKHVEQAQAFVDFQFTPEGQKLWAEANFRPVDPGVLAEYADKFPAPEKLWTIADLGGWSKVDAELFDKDNGTITKIYKQATG; from the coding sequence ATGCAGAACATCCTGAAATCCCCGAGGCGGTGGCGTACCGCCGCCGCGCTGGCGGTGTCGGCGACGGTACTGGCCGCCTGCGGTGGCGGCGCCAGCGACGTGGCCGGCGGTGAGGGTGGCGACACCAACGCCGACACCACGCTGACCCTGGTGGCGTTCGCCGTTCCGGAGCCGGGCTGGTCGAAGGTCTCGCCCGCGTTCGGAGCCACCGAGGCGGGCAAGGGTGTCGCGGTCACCGGGTCCTACGGCGCCTCCGGCGACCAGTCGCGTGCGGTCGAGGCCGGCAAGCCCGCCGACATCGTGAACTTCTCCGTCGAGCCCGACATCACCCGCCTGGTCAAGGCCGGCAAGGTGGACGAAACCTGGAACGCCGGCCCCAACAAGGGCATCGCGTTCGGTTCGGTGGTCAGCTTCGCGGTGCGCCCGGGCAACCCCAAGAACATCCGCACCTGGGACGACCTGCTGAAGCCCGGTATCGAGGTCATCACGCCCAGCCCGCTGAGCTCGGGCGCGGCCAAGTGGAACCTGCTCGCGCCGTACGCCTACGCCAGCAACGGCGGCCAGGATCCCCAGGCCGGCATCGAGTTCGTCGACAAGCTGGTCACCGAGCACGTGAGGCTGCGCCCGGGCTCCGGCCGGGAGGCCACCGACGTGTTCCGCCAGGGCAGCGGCGACGTGCTGCTGGCCTACGAGAACGAGGCGCTGAACTTCGATCTGGAGCACGTGAACCCAGCGCAGACCTTCAAGATCGAGAATCCGACCGCGGTGGTCAACACCAGCAAGCACGTGGAGCAGGCGCAGGCGTTCGTGGACTTCCAGTTCACCCCGGAGGGGCAGAAGCTGTGGGCTGAGGCCAACTTCCGGCCGGTGGACCCAGGGGTGCTCGCCGAGTACGCCGACAAGTTCCCGGCTCCGGAGAAGTTGTGGACCATCGCCGACCTCGGTGGCTGGTCCAAGGTCGACGCCGAGCTGTTCGACAAGGACAACGGCACCATCACCAAGATCTACAAGCAGGCCACTGGATGA
- a CDS encoding sirohydrochlorin chelatase: MRAARLVTLVLTAHGSADPRSAATARSIVACIRSLRPGLDARIAFCEQNDPNLRDVLADLPRGLGVVVPLLLADAYHARVDIPEMIAESGADVRQAAVLGEDDRLIHVLRQRLEHAGVSRLDPGVGVLVTAVGSSRPAANARTAAVARELTLTTRWSATTAFATGPQPTLAEAADELRRRGATRLVIAPWFLAPGRITDRVANFAVAQGIPMSAPLGAHRQVAETVLDRFDAAQTVHAAA; the protein is encoded by the coding sequence ATGCGGGCTGCACGCCTCGTGACGCTCGTGCTCACCGCACACGGCAGCGCCGACCCCCGGTCGGCCGCCACCGCACGGTCCATCGTGGCGTGCATCCGGTCGCTGCGACCGGGCCTGGATGCGCGTATCGCCTTCTGCGAGCAGAACGACCCGAATCTGCGGGACGTGCTGGCCGACCTGCCGCGCGGGCTCGGAGTCGTCGTGCCGCTGCTGCTGGCCGACGCGTACCACGCGCGGGTCGACATCCCGGAGATGATCGCCGAGTCCGGCGCCGACGTCCGGCAGGCCGCGGTGCTCGGTGAGGACGACCGGCTGATCCACGTGCTGCGGCAGCGACTCGAGCACGCGGGCGTGTCCCGGCTGGATCCGGGCGTCGGCGTACTGGTGACCGCGGTGGGATCGTCGCGCCCGGCAGCCAACGCCCGCACTGCCGCGGTCGCCCGCGAGCTGACGCTGACCACCCGCTGGAGCGCCACCACCGCATTCGCGACCGGCCCGCAGCCCACGCTCGCCGAGGCGGCCGACGAACTCCGGCGGCGCGGCGCCACCCGGCTGGTCATTGCGCCCTGGTTCCTCGCACCCGGCAGGATCACCGATCGGGTGGCCAACTTCGCCGTGGCACAGGGCATCCCGATGTCGGCGCCGCTGGGCGCGCACCGGCAGGTCGCCGAGACGGTGCTGGATCGTTTCGACGCCGCCCAGACCGTCCACGCAGCCGCCTGA
- a CDS encoding phosphoadenylyl-sulfate reductase: MTDTMSETDLQQLAERGAAELGPDATAQELLAWTDENFAGNYIVASNMQDAVLVDLAAKVRPGVDVLFLDTGYHFVETIGTRDAVEAVYDVNVVNVRPEHSVAEQDALLGKNLFERNANECCRLRKVVPLSKSLSGYSAWVTGIRRVEAPTRANAPLISWDKAFGLVKINPLAAWTDEDMQAYIDANGILVNPLVDEGYPSIGCAPCTNKPVEGADPRSGRWLGQSKTECGLHAS, from the coding sequence ATGACTGACACGATGAGCGAGACCGACCTGCAGCAGCTGGCCGAACGCGGAGCAGCCGAGCTCGGCCCGGACGCCACCGCACAAGAGCTACTGGCCTGGACCGACGAGAATTTCGCGGGCAACTACATCGTGGCGTCCAACATGCAGGACGCCGTGCTGGTGGATCTGGCGGCCAAGGTACGTCCGGGCGTGGACGTGTTGTTCCTCGACACCGGCTACCACTTCGTCGAGACGATCGGCACCCGCGATGCGGTCGAGGCGGTCTACGACGTCAATGTCGTCAACGTCCGCCCCGAGCACTCGGTGGCCGAACAGGATGCGCTGCTGGGCAAGAACCTGTTCGAGCGCAATGCCAACGAGTGCTGCCGGCTGCGCAAGGTGGTGCCGTTGTCCAAGTCGCTGAGCGGCTACTCGGCGTGGGTGACGGGCATCCGCCGGGTCGAGGCACCGACGCGGGCCAACGCTCCGCTGATCAGCTGGGACAAGGCTTTCGGGCTGGTGAAGATCAACCCGCTGGCGGCATGGACCGACGAGGACATGCAGGCCTACATCGACGCCAACGGCATCCTGGTGAACCCGCTCGTCGACGAGGGTTACCCGTCGATCGGTTGCGCGCCGTGCACCAACAAGCCCGTCGAGGGCGCGGACCCGCGCAGCGGTCGGTGGCTCGGACAGTCCAAGACGGAATGCGGGCTGCACGCCTCGTGA
- a CDS encoding hemolysin family protein, whose protein sequence is MLTAVLGIFIGFLVVLAITALTGYFVAQEFAYMAVDRSRLKARAEAGDGASARALTVTRRTSFMLSGAQLGITVTGLLVGYVAEPLIGRGLEVLLGGAGIPTAIAVAVGGLFAIAVSTVVQMLFGELFPKNLAISRPEPLARALALSTTLYLKVFGWLIWLFDQSSNLLLRALRIEPVHDVEHSATPRDLEHIVAASRDAGEIPAELSALLDRILDFPTSTAEHAMIPRSRVDTVSADDSVAAVRGRMAAGHTRYPVTGPSPDDVVGVIELHDLLGSVPDTDSAGAHCRPALVVPETLPLPNVVHDLQQAGEEMAIVIDEYGGFAGIVTIEDLAEELVGEIDDEHDDQQTVADAVAEGDGWLLAGDLPLDEAERALDLTLPPGDYETVAGLVIAHALGLPQVGDEVAVALPSDRADLLADGEMPTRSLIAQVRSIERRVPASVFVTISEAADDE, encoded by the coding sequence ATGCTGACCGCCGTTCTCGGTATTTTCATCGGCTTTCTCGTGGTCCTGGCGATCACCGCGCTCACCGGATACTTCGTCGCGCAGGAATTCGCCTACATGGCCGTCGACAGGTCTCGGCTCAAGGCTCGCGCCGAGGCGGGTGACGGCGCTTCTGCCCGTGCGCTGACCGTCACCCGGCGCACGTCGTTCATGCTCTCCGGCGCGCAACTGGGCATCACCGTCACCGGCCTGCTGGTCGGCTATGTGGCCGAACCGCTGATCGGCCGCGGACTGGAGGTGCTGCTCGGCGGCGCCGGGATACCGACCGCGATCGCCGTGGCCGTCGGCGGCCTGTTCGCGATCGCGGTGTCGACCGTGGTGCAGATGCTGTTCGGCGAGCTGTTCCCGAAGAACCTCGCGATCTCCCGCCCCGAGCCTCTGGCGCGCGCCCTGGCCCTGTCCACCACGCTGTACCTGAAGGTGTTCGGTTGGCTCATCTGGCTTTTCGACCAGTCGTCGAACCTGTTGCTGCGAGCGCTGCGCATCGAACCGGTGCACGACGTCGAGCACTCGGCCACCCCGCGCGACCTCGAACACATCGTGGCCGCATCGCGTGACGCAGGCGAGATCCCCGCCGAGCTGTCGGCACTGCTCGACCGGATCCTCGACTTCCCCACCAGCACAGCCGAACACGCGATGATCCCGCGGTCCCGGGTGGACACCGTGTCGGCCGACGACTCGGTGGCCGCGGTGCGCGGGCGCATGGCCGCCGGCCACACCCGCTACCCCGTCACCGGGCCGAGTCCCGACGACGTGGTGGGCGTCATCGAACTCCACGACCTGCTGGGTTCGGTGCCCGACACCGACTCCGCGGGCGCGCACTGCCGCCCGGCGCTGGTGGTTCCCGAGACTTTGCCGCTGCCCAACGTGGTGCACGACCTGCAACAGGCCGGCGAGGAGATGGCGATCGTCATCGACGAGTACGGCGGGTTCGCCGGCATCGTCACGATCGAGGATCTCGCCGAGGAACTGGTCGGCGAGATCGACGACGAGCACGACGACCAGCAGACCGTCGCCGACGCGGTCGCCGAGGGCGACGGCTGGCTGCTCGCCGGCGATCTACCCCTCGACGAGGCCGAGCGCGCCCTGGACCTGACGTTGCCGCCCGGTGACTACGAGACGGTGGCGGGCCTCGTCATCGCCCACGCATTGGGCCTGCCCCAGGTCGGGGACGAGGTCGCCGTCGCGCTGCCCTCGGACCGCGCCGACCTGCTGGCCGACGGTGAGATGCCGACGCGGTCCCTGATCGCCCAGGTCCGCTCGATCGAGCGCCGGGTTCCGGCAAGCGTGTTCGTGACGATCTCCGAGGCGGCCGACGATGAGTAA
- the hemW gene encoding radical SAM family heme chaperone HemW, with amino-acid sequence MTVRAGRPFGLYIHVPFCATRCGYCDFNTYTPAELGGANPDGWLAALRTELRLAAAHLAQPPAVETVFVGGGTPSLLGAAGLTAVLDAIRDHFALAPGAEVTTESNPESTSPAFFAALRRAGYTRISLGMQSTAPHVLAALDRVHSPGRALDAAREARAAGFDHVNLDLIYGTPGETDADLMASVDAAVQAGVDHVSAYALIVEDGTALARRVRRGELPAPDDDVLARRYELLDRRLAEAGFDWYEVSNWSRPGGECRHNIGYWDGGQWWGAGPGAHGYVDSIRWWNVKHPNAYAAALEGGALPVADYEELDAQTSHVEDVMLRARLRSGLPVQVLSAVERARADRAVADGLLRAEGDRLVLTDRGRLLADAVVRDLLS; translated from the coding sequence ATGACGGTCCGGGCCGGCCGTCCGTTCGGTCTGTACATCCACGTGCCGTTCTGCGCCACCCGCTGCGGATACTGCGACTTCAACACCTACACCCCCGCCGAGTTGGGCGGCGCCAACCCCGACGGCTGGCTGGCCGCGCTGCGCACGGAACTGCGGTTGGCCGCGGCGCACCTGGCGCAACCGCCGGCCGTCGAGACCGTGTTCGTCGGCGGCGGGACGCCGTCGCTGCTCGGCGCGGCGGGGCTGACCGCCGTGCTCGACGCGATCCGCGACCACTTCGCGCTGGCCCCCGGCGCCGAGGTGACCACCGAGTCCAACCCCGAGTCCACGTCGCCGGCGTTCTTCGCCGCGCTGCGCCGCGCCGGCTACACCCGGATCTCGCTGGGCATGCAGTCGACCGCGCCGCACGTGCTCGCGGCGCTGGACCGCGTGCACTCGCCGGGTCGGGCGCTCGATGCGGCCCGGGAGGCCAGGGCGGCTGGCTTCGACCACGTCAACCTCGACCTGATCTACGGCACCCCCGGCGAGACCGACGCCGACCTGATGGCGTCGGTGGACGCGGCAGTGCAGGCCGGCGTCGACCACGTGTCGGCCTACGCGCTGATCGTCGAGGACGGCACCGCGCTGGCCCGCCGGGTACGCCGCGGTGAGCTTCCGGCTCCCGACGACGACGTGCTCGCCCGTCGCTACGAACTGCTCGACCGGCGCCTGGCCGAGGCCGGCTTCGACTGGTACGAGGTGTCGAACTGGAGCCGCCCGGGCGGGGAGTGCAGACACAACATCGGCTACTGGGACGGCGGCCAGTGGTGGGGCGCCGGGCCGGGCGCGCACGGCTACGTCGACTCGATCCGGTGGTGGAACGTCAAGCACCCCAACGCGTATGCGGCCGCCCTCGAGGGCGGTGCGCTGCCCGTCGCCGACTACGAGGAGCTGGACGCGCAGACCTCGCACGTCGAGGACGTGATGCTGCGGGCGCGGTTGCGCAGCGGTCTGCCCGTGCAGGTGCTGTCGGCGGTCGAACGGGCCCGCGCCGACCGCGCCGTCGCCGACGGCCTGCTGCGCGCCGAGGGGGACCGGTTGGTGCTCACCGACCGCGGGCGGCTGCTCGCCGACGCGGTGGTGCGCGACCTGCTGAGCTGA
- a CDS encoding TOBE-like domain-containing protein, translating to MTYAITVNGANKRYGDFAALDNIDFAVPAGSLTALLGPSGSGKSTLLRAIAGLDEPDTGTITINGRDVTRVPPQKRGIGFVFQHYAAFKHMTVRDNVAFGLKIRKKPKAEIAERVDNLLEVVGLAGFQGRFPNQLSGGQRQRMALARALAVDPEVLLLDEPFGALDAKVREDLRAWLRRLHDEVHVTTVLVTHDQQEALDVADRIAVLNKGRIEQVGTPSQVYDTPANAFVMSFLGAVSSLNGVLVRPHDIRVGRNPEMAIASSDDSVQATGVTRATIDRIVVLGFEVRVELTNAATHAPFTAQITRGDAEALGLKEGDTVYVRATRVPSLPSDVPVPVA from the coding sequence ATGACCTACGCGATCACCGTCAACGGCGCCAACAAGCGCTACGGCGACTTCGCCGCGCTCGACAACATCGACTTCGCCGTGCCGGCGGGATCCTTGACAGCGCTGCTGGGGCCCAGCGGATCCGGGAAGTCGACGCTGCTGCGCGCCATCGCCGGACTCGACGAGCCCGACACCGGCACGATCACCATCAACGGCCGGGACGTGACGCGGGTGCCGCCGCAGAAGCGCGGGATCGGTTTCGTGTTCCAGCATTACGCCGCGTTCAAGCACATGACGGTGCGCGACAACGTCGCCTTCGGGCTGAAGATCCGCAAGAAGCCCAAGGCCGAGATCGCCGAACGGGTCGACAACCTGCTGGAAGTGGTGGGGCTGGCCGGATTTCAGGGCCGCTTCCCCAATCAGCTCTCCGGCGGCCAGCGCCAGCGGATGGCGCTGGCGCGTGCGCTGGCCGTCGATCCCGAGGTGCTGCTGCTCGACGAGCCGTTCGGCGCGCTGGACGCCAAGGTCCGCGAGGACCTCCGGGCGTGGTTGCGCCGCCTGCACGACGAGGTGCACGTGACCACGGTGCTGGTGACCCACGACCAGCAGGAGGCGCTCGACGTCGCCGACCGGATCGCGGTGCTCAACAAGGGCCGCATCGAACAGGTCGGCACACCGAGCCAGGTCTACGACACCCCGGCCAACGCGTTCGTGATGTCGTTCCTGGGCGCGGTGTCCTCACTCAACGGTGTGCTGGTGCGCCCACACGACATCCGGGTGGGCCGCAATCCGGAGATGGCGATCGCGTCCTCGGACGACTCCGTGCAGGCCACCGGTGTCACCCGGGCCACGATCGACCGCATCGTGGTGCTGGGCTTCGAGGTCCGTGTCGAGCTCACCAACGCCGCGACCCACGCGCCGTTCACCGCCCAGATCACCCGCGGTGACGCCGAGGCGCTGGGCCTCAAGGAAGGCGACACGGTCTACGTGCGCGCCACCCGGGTGCCGTCGCTGCCGTCCGACGTCCCGGTGCCGGTCGCCTGA
- a CDS encoding nitrite/sulfite reductase — MTTATPKPAKRPRGEGQWALGYREPLNPNEQSKKDDNPLNVRARIENIYALNGFDSIDKGDLRGRFRWWGLYTQRKPGYDGTWTGDENTDMLEDSYFMLRVRCDGGALSTDALRTLGTISTEFARDTADISDRQNVQYHWIQVENMPEIWRRLDEVGLQTTEACGDCPRIVLGSPLAGEHPDEVIDGTPAIDEIVKRYIGKPEYSNLPRKFKTAISGMQDVVHEVNDVAFIGVNHPEHGPGFDLWVGGGLSTNPMLGQRVGAWVPLDEVPDVWEGVVSVFRDYGYRRLRSKARLKFLIKDWGVQKFREVLETEYLKRPLIDGPAPDPVTRPIDHVGVTRLKNGLNAVGVAPIAGRVSGTILSKVADLAEAAGSNRIRFTPYQKLIVLDVPDDKLDELRAGLDALGLPSTPSHWRRNLMACTGIEFCKLSFAETRKRSQVLVPELEKRLEDINAELDVPVTINLNGCPNSCARIQVADIGFKGQMVDEGDGPEEGFQVHLGGSLGLDSGFGRKLRQHKVLSSELGDYIERVVRNFVKQREQGERFATWALRADDADLR, encoded by the coding sequence ATGACCACAGCCACACCCAAGCCCGCCAAGCGCCCCCGCGGCGAGGGCCAGTGGGCGCTCGGCTACCGCGAGCCGCTCAACCCCAACGAGCAGTCCAAGAAGGACGACAACCCGCTCAACGTGCGGGCGCGCATCGAGAACATCTACGCCCTGAACGGTTTCGACAGCATCGACAAGGGCGATCTGCGCGGCCGGTTCCGCTGGTGGGGCCTCTACACCCAGCGCAAGCCGGGCTACGACGGCACCTGGACCGGCGACGAGAACACCGACATGCTCGAGGACTCGTACTTCATGCTGCGGGTGCGCTGCGACGGCGGCGCCCTGAGCACCGACGCACTGCGCACCCTGGGGACGATTTCGACCGAATTCGCCAGGGACACCGCCGACATCTCCGACCGGCAGAACGTCCAGTACCACTGGATCCAGGTCGAGAACATGCCCGAGATCTGGCGCCGCCTCGACGAGGTGGGCCTGCAGACCACCGAGGCGTGCGGCGACTGCCCGCGCATCGTGCTGGGCTCGCCGCTGGCCGGTGAGCACCCTGACGAGGTGATCGACGGCACGCCGGCGATCGACGAGATCGTCAAGCGCTACATCGGCAAGCCGGAGTACTCCAACCTGCCGCGCAAGTTCAAGACCGCGATCTCCGGGATGCAGGACGTCGTGCACGAGGTCAACGACGTCGCGTTCATCGGCGTCAACCATCCCGAGCACGGCCCCGGATTCGACCTGTGGGTCGGCGGCGGCCTGTCGACCAACCCGATGCTCGGCCAGCGGGTCGGCGCGTGGGTGCCGCTCGACGAGGTGCCCGACGTGTGGGAGGGCGTGGTCAGCGTCTTCCGCGACTACGGCTACCGCCGCCTGCGGTCCAAGGCCCGGCTGAAGTTCCTGATCAAGGACTGGGGTGTCCAGAAGTTCCGTGAGGTCCTGGAGACCGAGTACCTCAAGCGTCCGCTGATCGACGGCCCGGCGCCCGACCCGGTGACCCGGCCGATCGACCACGTCGGGGTGACGAGGCTCAAGAACGGTCTGAACGCCGTCGGTGTCGCCCCGATCGCGGGCCGCGTCTCGGGCACCATCCTGTCCAAGGTGGCCGACCTGGCCGAGGCCGCCGGTTCCAACCGGATCCGGTTCACGCCGTACCAGAAGCTGATCGTGCTCGACGTGCCCGATGACAAGCTCGACGAGCTGCGCGCCGGGCTGGACGCGCTGGGCCTGCCGTCGACGCCGTCGCACTGGCGGCGCAACCTGATGGCCTGCACCGGCATCGAGTTCTGCAAGCTGAGCTTCGCCGAGACCCGCAAGCGCTCGCAGGTGCTGGTCCCCGAGCTGGAGAAGCGGCTTGAGGACATCAACGCCGAGCTCGACGTGCCGGTGACGATCAACCTCAACGGTTGCCCCAACTCGTGCGCACGCATCCAGGTCGCCGACATCGGATTCAAGGGCCAGATGGTCGACGAGGGCGACGGGCCGGAAGAGGGCTTCCAGGTGCACCTGGGCGGCAGCCTGGGCCTGGACAGCGGTTTCGGCCGCAAGCTGCGCCAGCACAAGGTGCTCTCCAGCGAGCTCGGCGACTACATCGAGCGGGTGGTTCGCAACTTCGTGAAACAACGCGAGCAGGGTGAGCGTTTCGCTACGTGGGCGCTGAGAGCCGACGACGCTGATCTTCGATGA